The following nucleotide sequence is from Flavobacterium sp. N1736.
TAAAAATTAAAGTTGATTTCCCTGTGCGATAACATTTCATGACTTTGCAAATTCAAACTGTAAAACCTTGCCGCTCTGTGCGAAACATCTTCTTCTTTTTCGTTAGAATCATGTACAATTCCCGTTTGCAATAACTTTCTTCTAAAATTCGATTTGTTGATTTCAATTCCCAAAATCTCCTCATAAAGATTTATAACCTGCAACAAAGTAAATTTCTCCGGCAATAAATTAAAACCAATGGCGCTTTTGCAAATATTGCTGCGTAATTCTTTCAGGCTAAAGTCTAATATTACCTTATGCTTGTCGTTTAAATCTGCAATTTCATGAATAGAAATCCACTTTACATCCGCATTAAATAAATCATTTTTATTGTGATCCCGTTTTACCAAAGCATAATAAGCAATCGAAATATCCTCCTGCAGCGACGATGAAGACTGATAACTAAACGCTTTTAACTGCTCGAGGAAAAAGTTATCGCCGCCCGTATAATTTTTCAGAATATTATGCGCTGTGCTCCAAATCGTTTCGCCTTTTTTAATATAATCATTGGCTAATCCCCAAGTTATAACTCCTTCATTATCTTGCTGTTTTACCAACAAAACTTTAAGGCTATTGTTTTCAAAATTGAATATTACACAATCAATTTCTATTTTATTTGTAATATATTGTCTGGCAACATTCCTAACTTTTTCATCTCCCTTTTCCATAGAAAAATAAATTTAAACATATTACTTATTCCTTCCATAACAAACTTAATCTGCCAATCTTCTGATGCCGTAAGGATCTATTGTAATGATAGAACCATCTTCCAGATAATCAATTTTGGTCACTTTCATGCTTCGCAAATGCGTTACCCCTTTTGACAAACTCGAATCGTGATAAAACAAATACCATTCATCATCAACTTTGCAAATAGAATGATGCGATGTCCAGCCCACAACAGGATTCAAAATTCGCCCCTGATATGTAAATGGTCCATACGGATTATCGCCAATTGCGTAGCAAATAAAATGTGTATCGCCCGTAGAATACGAGAAATAATATTTTCCGTTGTATTTATGAACCCATGAAGCTTCAAAAAAACGACGGTCATTATCTCCGGCAAGCAAAACCGCTCCGTTTTCATCCAGAATTTTGATCTCTTTCGGATCTTCTGCAAACTCTAGCATATCATCGCGAAGCAAAGCTACGATGGGTCCTAAAGCAGGTTCGCTGCCAAATGGTTCTTCATGATCTTCATCAAATTTATTATTTCTGTATTTTTGAAGCTGTCCGCCCCAAATTCCGCCAAAATAAATATAATGCTTTCCATCTGTGTCTTCAAAAACGGCAGGATCAATACTATAACTTCCTTTAATCGCTTCGGGTTGTGGTAAAAAAGGACCAATTGGAGAATCACTTACAGCAACCCCAATCTGGAAAATTCCGTTGGCACGTTTCGCCGGAAAATACAAATAAAACTTTCCGTTTTTGCACGCTGCATCCGGCGCCCACATTTGCTTTTCTGCCCAAGCTACATCGTCAACATGCAAGGCAACACCATTGTCAACTGTTTCAGCGTTAATATTTTCCATCGAAAACACATGATAATCTTCCATACCAAAATGATCTCCATTGTCGTTAAACGGAATCCCGGCATCAATGTCATGTGAGGGATAAATATAAATTTTACCATTAAAAACATGCGCCGACGGATCTGCCGTATAAATATGTGAAACCAACGGTTGTGAAATGGCTTTTTTATTAATTTGCTCGAAATTAATTTCTTCAATACTATCTTCAGGCATAGTGGTATTTTTGTTTTATAATAAATAATTAAACTCGTCTTTCTTTTAAATCAGCCTCGATTTGCACTTCCATTTTTTTATTGATTTTGTAGAAAAACAATAAAGCAACTCCAATTAAAAAAGGTATCGCAGGAAAAATGCTTACCAATAACTTGATTCCGTTTATAGCAACATCGGTTTGATGTCCCGCATTTGGCACATAATGAAAATAACCTAAAAATGAAGTGGTTAAAGCGCCGCCAATACTTAAACCGGCTTTTAAACCAACCATCATGGCAGAAAAAATAATGGCGGTTGCACGGCGATTATTCAACCATTCCGAATAATCTGCAACATCTGCAATCATCGCCCACAAAAGCGGAATCGTTATTCCGTAGAAAAATCCATGCAGAATTTGCGAAAAGAATATAAAACTGATTGCGTTTGCCGGAAAGAAATAAAAGGCGATAATAAACAACGTGGAAATGAATAAAAACAAGGCGAATATATTTCGTTTTCCGTATTTATCAGCCAGACTTTTAGACAACGTAATTCCAACAATCATAAAGATAATTCCGCCCGCATTAAACAATCCGAAACCTGCAGAAACAGGATCATTTCCAAAATAATTCAATTTTAAAGCAGACAATACTT
It contains:
- a CDS encoding glycoside hydrolase family 43 protein, with translation MPEDSIEEINFEQINKKAISQPLVSHIYTADPSAHVFNGKIYIYPSHDIDAGIPFNDNGDHFGMEDYHVFSMENINAETVDNGVALHVDDVAWAEKQMWAPDAACKNGKFYLYFPAKRANGIFQIGVAVSDSPIGPFLPQPEAIKGSYSIDPAVFEDTDGKHYIYFGGIWGGQLQKYRNNKFDEDHEEPFGSEPALGPIVALLRDDMLEFAEDPKEIKILDENGAVLLAGDNDRRFFEASWVHKYNGKYYFSYSTGDTHFICYAIGDNPYGPFTYQGRILNPVVGWTSHHSICKVDDEWYLFYHDSSLSKGVTHLRSMKVTKIDYLEDGSIITIDPYGIRRLAD
- a CDS encoding NUDIX hydrolase, producing the protein MEKGDEKVRNVARQYITNKIEIDCVIFNFENNSLKVLLVKQQDNEGVITWGLANDYIKKGETIWSTAHNILKNYTGGDNFFLEQLKAFSYQSSSSLQEDISIAYYALVKRDHNKNDLFNADVKWISIHEIADLNDKHKVILDFSLKELRSNICKSAIGFNLLPEKFTLLQVINLYEEILGIEINKSNFRRKLLQTGIVHDSNEKEEDVSHRAARFYSLNLQSHEMLSHREINFNF